A single Gadus macrocephalus chromosome 22, ASM3116895v1 DNA region contains:
- the LOC132450814 gene encoding glutathione S-transferase A-like: MAKKMSLLWGSGSPPCWRVMITLEEKWFQGYKRKLLSFEAGEHKSAEVLELNPRGQLPVFKHGDSVLNESIAACLFLENQYQLKGTRLLPQTPAEQALALQRMVEGITLNDKLNAVIYYEWFVPEEERCEAGVKRSREVLGAELQLWEKYLEQVGPGAYLAGAFSLADVTVFPSVACAFRFGLSVLRYPKLAKYYSLLKGRASIKVSWPPHWLESPQGYDVLKDL, from the exons ATGGCTAAAAAGATGAGTCTGTTGTGGGGGTCAGGCTCCCCCCCCTGCTGGCGAGTCATGATCACCCTGGAGGAGAAGTGGTTCCAGGGGTACAAACGCAAGCTGCTGTCCTTCGAGGCTGGGGAGCACAAGTCCGCTGAAGTCCTAGAGCTCAACCCGAGAGGACAG CTCCCTGTTTTCAAACATGGAGACAGCGTCCTGAATGAGTCCATCGCAGCATGCTTATTCCTGGAG AACCAGTACCAGCTCAAGGGTACCAGGCTGCTCCCCCAGACGCCAGCGGAACAAGCCCTGGCCTTGCAACGCATGGTGGAAGGCATCACACTCAACGATAAGCTCA ATGCGGTCATCTACTATGAGTGGTTTGTGCCTGAGGAGGAGAGGTGTGAGGCAGGGgtgaagaggagcagagaggtgcTGGGGGCTGAGCTTCAGCTCTGGGAAAAGTATTTGGAGcag GTGGGGCCTGGCGCATACCTCGCAGGGGCGTTCTCATTGGCTGACGTGACTGTCTTTCCAAGCGTCGCCTGCGCCTTTCGCTTTGG GCTGTCTGTGCTGCGGTACCCCAAGCTAGCCAAGTACTACAGCCTGCTGAAGGGCCGAGCCAGCATCAAGGTCTCCTGGCCCCCCCACTGGCTTGAGAGCCCCCAGGGCTACGATGTGCTCAAGGACCTCTGA